Proteins encoded together in one Lathyrus oleraceus cultivar Zhongwan6 chromosome 5, CAAS_Psat_ZW6_1.0, whole genome shotgun sequence window:
- the LOC127084459 gene encoding uncharacterized protein LOC127084459, with product MELTMAKHGFLRNILVRVFSFAVLIFAARFAIIVTVRGGSCDSSDFCFFSENLNLTAPSHLAGSGDPFSGKNWRRSVEYYAASFQDLVAEGSLSPNSKALCIDTPTGEDVLALKEIGVVDSVGIFKKPSSPLIVHGEGYRHPFPEDSFDFEFSGNGALENTPKPAEFAAEISRTLRPGGFLVVHTAARDAYSFNSFLELFSCCELIRTREINGVDSSTILEILMKKKIPDFKTLNSPPIFNSVKKCSFPRYKRQIVKTAETLILQEPLKPWISLKRNLKNIKYLTSLVDISFKHNYVYVDIGARSYGSSIGSWFKKQYPKQNKTFEVYAIEADKTFHEEYRTKKGVTLLPYAAWVRNETLFFEITRDPSKKIMMNGRGMGRINPVQTSSSHMGDKDKIQGFDFADWLKSVVTSKDFVVVKMDVEGTEFHLIPRLIQTGAICLIDELFLECHYNRWQRCCPGQRSAKFQKTYSECLDLFTSLRNIGVLVHQWW from the coding sequence ATGGAACTAACCATGGCGAAACACGGTTTTCTAAGGAACATTCTCGTTCGCGTGTTTTCCTTCGCTGTTCTCATCTTCGCCGCACGTTTCGCCATTATCGTCACCGTCCGCGGCGGATCCTGCGACTCTTCCGATTTCTGTTTCTTTTCCGAAAATCTGAACCTCACTGCTCCCTCTCATCTTGCCGGCTCCGGAGATCCATTTTCCGGCAAGAACTGGCGCCGTTCCGTCGAATACTACGCCGCTAGTTTCCAGGATCTTGTCGCAGAGGGTTCGCTCTCACCGAACTCTAAAGCTTTATGTATCGATACTCCCACCGGAGAAGACGTGTTGGCGTTGAAAGAAATCGGCGTGGTTGATTCCGTCGGGATTTTCAAGAAACCTTCGTCGCCGTTGATCGTTCATGGAGAGGGCTACCGGCATCCTTTCCCTGAAGACTCCTTCGACTTCGAATTCTCCGGAAATGGCGCCTTGGAAAATACCCCTAAACCGGCGGAATTCGCCGCGGAAATCTCCCGGACTCTCCGACCCGGCGGATTCTTGGTAGTTCACACGGCGGCGAGAGACGCTTATAGCTTCAATTCATTCCTTGAATTATTTAGTTGCTGTGAGTTGATCAGAACAAGAGAGATCAACGGTGTTGATTCATCCACAATTCTCGAGATTCTGATGAAAAAGAAAATCCCCGATTTcaaaaccctaaattcacccCCAATTTTCAATTCAGTGAAAAAATGCTCTTTTCCAAGGTACAAACGTCAAATAGTGAAAACTGCAGAAACATTGATACTTCAAGAGCCATTGAAGCCATGGATTTCATTGAAAAGAAACTTGAAGAACATAAAGTACTTAACTTCATTGGTTGATATAAGTTTCAAGCACAACTATGTGTATGTTGATATTGGAGCTAGAAGCTATGGTTCAAGCATTGGAAGCTGGTTCAAGAAACAATACCCAAAACAGAACAAAACATTCGAGGTTTATGCAATTGAAGCTGATAAAACCTTTCATGAAGAGTATAGAACAAAAAAGGGTGTAACTTTGTTACCCTATGCAGCATGGGTTAGGAATGAAACATTGTTCTTTGAGATTACAAGAGACCCAAGTAAGAAAATCATGATGAATGGTAGAGGAATGGGGAGGATTAACCCTGTTCAAACATCTTCAAGCCATATGGGCGATAAGGATAAGATTCAAGGCTTTGATTTTGCTGATTGGTTGAAAAGTGTTGTTACGAGTAAGGATTTTGTGGTTGTGAAGATGGATGTTGAAGGAACTGAGTTTCACTTGATACCTAGGTTGATTCAAACAGGGGCAATTTGTTTGATTGATGAGCTTTTTCTTGAGTGTCATTATAATAGGTGGCAGAGATGTTGTCCTGGTCAGAGAAGTGCTAAGTTTCAGAAAACATATTCTGAGTGTTTGGATTTGTTTACTTCACTCAGAAATATTGGAGTTCTTGTTCATCAGTGGTGGTGA
- the LOC127080526 gene encoding uncharacterized protein LOC127080526, with protein MVDNQDRLRHRRSVQHASIRREKARSLQKPVDSGSVDVEALTSEIHAYSPSSSRRRHVSPPDGPEAPHVHVKEPDAPQAPKGFEGGMSDLSFMPLYLDHVTRNMWDREDHDALKCINHDRKIVVLPQPIEQWFQDRLHSKTSSFHLPHDEMSITLDDVSCLLHLPVRGRLLGYNRIIRDEAEGIMITSLEADPGDALQELEVIYGCHVRF; from the exons ATGGTTGATAATCAAGATAGATTGAGGCACAGAAGAAGTGTGCAACATGCATCAATTAGGAGGGAAAAAGCTCGATCATTACAGAAACCTGTCGATTCTGGTTCAGTTGATGTGGAGGCATTAACTTCTGAGATTCATGCATATTCGCCTTCATCTTCCCGTAGGAGGCATGTGTCACCTCCTGATGGTCCAGAAGCCCCACATGTACATGTTAAGGAACCCGATGCTCCCCAAGCACCCAAAGGGTTTGAAGGAGGTATGTCCGACTTATCGTTTATGCCTCTATATTTGGACCATGTTACCAGGAATATGTGGGACAGAGAG GACCATGATGCTTTAAAATGCATCAACCATGACCGAAAGATTGTGGTTTTGCCACAACCTATTGAGCAATGGTTTCAAGAT AGATTACACTCTAAGACCTCATCATTTCATCTTCCACATGATGAGATGTCCATCACATTGGACGATGTCTCATGCCTGCTACATCTTCCGGTTAGGGGAAGATTGTTAGGCTATAATAGGATTATTAGAGATGAGGCAGAGGGGATAATGATTACCTCTCTAGAAGCTGATCCAGGGGATGCCCTACAGGAGCTAGAAGTCATATATGGGTGTCATGTTAGGTTTTGA